In Bacteroidia bacterium, a single window of DNA contains:
- a CDS encoding ABC transporter substrate-binding protein encodes MYSIDNNTSKTYSNFYVAARQIACLVLLILFYSSTLAQNFKKEKVVLQLKWKNQFQFAGYYAALEKGYYKENGLNVEIREANESTSTTNEVLNGDAHYGIANSELVMYYMEGKPLVVLACIMQNSPSALLVKSSSNIFVPKDLIGKSIEIDKDKTGIDIFAMLSKEGVSLNQIDIKNVTFSLNNLLANEIDALAVYTTNEPFFLDKFGIPYRLIYPRNYGVNFYSDCLFTSKEEVDNHPDRVRKFRNASIKGWKYALDHPEEIINIIQSKYQSIKTAEYLLRESEQIRKLINPEFIEVGHSNRERWLGIVETLSQQGFIEHYKNIDEFLYNPYESKEPISNLVLEIILAGLIIGIALLIYNIIRLRKSLSANKLELEKIMHQGELQKIEVKRLRSEVKRLNDIVNS; translated from the coding sequence ATGTATTCCATAGATAATAATACTAGTAAAACATATTCGAATTTTTATGTTGCTGCAAGGCAGATTGCTTGTTTAGTATTACTAATCCTTTTTTATTCATCAACATTAGCCCAAAATTTTAAAAAGGAGAAAGTGGTTTTGCAGCTAAAATGGAAAAATCAGTTTCAGTTTGCTGGATATTATGCTGCTTTAGAAAAAGGTTACTATAAGGAAAACGGCCTAAATGTAGAGATTAGAGAAGCTAATGAATCCACCTCAACAACTAATGAGGTGTTAAATGGTGATGCACATTATGGAATTGCAAATTCAGAATTGGTAATGTATTATATGGAAGGCAAGCCATTAGTAGTTCTTGCTTGTATTATGCAAAACTCGCCATCGGCATTACTAGTAAAATCCTCTTCGAATATCTTTGTTCCAAAAGATTTAATAGGCAAATCAATTGAAATTGATAAGGACAAAACAGGAATAGATATATTCGCAATGCTATCCAAGGAGGGGGTTAGCCTTAATCAAATTGATATAAAGAACGTTACATTTTCGCTAAATAACCTTTTAGCAAATGAGATTGATGCACTTGCTGTTTATACAACCAACGAGCCGTTTTTTCTCGATAAGTTTGGCATTCCTTATAGGCTGATTTATCCCAGAAATTACGGAGTTAACTTCTACTCGGATTGTTTATTTACATCCAAAGAGGAGGTTGACAATCATCCCGATAGAGTTAGAAAGTTTAGAAATGCCAGCATTAAAGGCTGGAAGTATGCACTCGATCACCCTGAAGAGATTATAAATATCATCCAATCAAAGTACCAATCCATAAAAACCGCTGAGTATCTTTTACGTGAATCGGAGCAAATTCGAAAATTGATAAACCCTGAGTTTATTGAGGTTGGGCATTCAAACCGGGAGAGATGGTTGGGTATCGTAGAAACTCTCTCACAGCAAGGATTTATTGAGCATTACAAAAACATTGATGAGTTCTTATACAATCCCTATGAATCAAAAGAACCAATAAGTAATCTTGTACTCGAAATTATTCTGGCTGGGTTGATAATTGGTATAGCCCTTCTAATCTACAACATAATCAGGTTGAGAAAATCGTTATCCGCCAATAAACTAGAGTTAGAAAAAATTATGCATCAGGGTGAACTTCAAAAAATTGAGGTAAAACGATTAAGGTCTGAGGTTAAAAGGTTAAATGATATAGTTAATTCATAA
- a CDS encoding DUF2132 domain-containing protein yields MESQPNNPLHGKTLESILNYLVDYYGWDELSKRTRINCFSKDPSIKSGLKFLRKTDWARKTVEDFYLYTIKRR; encoded by the coding sequence ATGGAATCACAACCTAACAATCCCCTTCACGGCAAAACTTTAGAGTCAATTCTTAACTATTTGGTTGATTATTATGGCTGGGATGAACTATCGAAGAGAACTCGAATAAACTGTTTTAGTAAAGATCCAAGCATAAAATCAGGTCTGAAATTTCTTCGCAAAACCGACTGGGCAAGGAAAACGGTTGAGGATTTCTATTTATATACTATTAAAAGAAGGTAA